The following are encoded in a window of Nocardioides houyundeii genomic DNA:
- the sppA gene encoding signal peptide peptidase SppA, with protein MKLPSLLSPVLTPVLRRVPLTSKAADQVLLELDLGRGVAENPPGSPIEALRSLHTPLLRSIVDHLRKAERDKDVVGLIAAIGDAPLTLAQSAELRAAVASFRAAGKATLAWSPSFGELGPGNTGYHLATAFEEVWLQPSGAVGLVGFAGEAVFLRAALDKIGVQPQLGQRHEYKTAADLFMRSEMSEPHREMITRLLESSTETLVSDVAADRGLEVAAVRAVLADAPVHAADAVTRGLVDTLGYRDQAYAAMRTRVGADPTLRYVERHGASKLEAVLGPMTRMPGHKSVIGLIQASGAIHLGRGDGGSPLSGSGVGSDALCAALRAAGRDEHVKAVVLRIDSPGGSYVASDAIRREIQVLREGGTPVVASMASVAASGGYFIAMPCDTILASPGTVTGSIGVLAGKNVLREGLQRIGVNRETVAVAPRAAMFSSNQPFSDDELAVLEGWLDEVYADFTAKAAADRKMGVEELRAVAKGRVWTGADAAERGLVDTLGGLDEAIAEACRLGRVDRDKAEVRTIPRHRPLQGLMPRESSEAVEARIASSTLLGVAEGPALWRRVLPELTGLFGTPYAGVLSLPPLRLPGLLPL; from the coding sequence ATGAAGCTGCCGTCACTGCTCTCGCCCGTGCTCACCCCCGTCCTGCGGCGGGTGCCGCTGACCTCGAAGGCCGCCGATCAGGTGCTGCTCGAGCTCGATCTGGGCCGGGGGGTGGCCGAGAACCCGCCGGGCAGCCCGATCGAGGCGCTGCGGTCCCTGCACACCCCGCTGCTGCGCAGCATCGTGGACCACCTGCGCAAGGCCGAGCGCGACAAGGACGTGGTGGGCCTGATCGCCGCCATCGGCGACGCCCCGCTGACCCTGGCCCAGTCCGCGGAGCTGCGCGCCGCCGTGGCCTCCTTCCGGGCCGCCGGCAAGGCGACCCTGGCGTGGAGCCCGTCGTTCGGCGAGCTCGGTCCCGGGAACACCGGCTACCACCTGGCGACCGCGTTCGAGGAGGTGTGGCTGCAGCCGAGCGGGGCCGTGGGGCTTGTCGGTTTCGCCGGGGAAGCGGTGTTCCTGCGCGCCGCCCTGGACAAGATCGGCGTCCAGCCGCAGCTCGGGCAGCGGCATGAGTACAAGACCGCCGCCGACCTCTTCATGCGCAGCGAGATGAGCGAGCCGCACCGGGAGATGATCACCCGGCTGCTGGAGTCCAGCACCGAGACCCTGGTGAGCGACGTCGCCGCCGACCGCGGCCTGGAGGTCGCCGCCGTACGCGCGGTGCTGGCCGACGCCCCGGTGCACGCCGCCGACGCGGTGACCCGCGGGCTGGTCGACACCCTGGGCTACCGCGACCAGGCGTACGCCGCGATGCGCACCCGCGTCGGTGCCGACCCCACCCTGCGGTACGTCGAGCGGCACGGCGCCAGCAAGCTCGAGGCGGTGCTCGGCCCGATGACCCGGATGCCGGGCCACAAGTCGGTGATCGGGCTGATCCAGGCCTCGGGAGCGATCCACCTGGGCCGCGGCGACGGCGGCTCGCCGCTCTCAGGCAGCGGGGTCGGCTCCGACGCGCTCTGCGCCGCGCTGCGCGCCGCCGGGCGCGACGAGCACGTCAAGGCCGTGGTGCTGCGCATCGACTCCCCCGGCGGCTCCTACGTCGCCTCGGACGCGATCCGCCGCGAGATCCAGGTGCTGCGCGAGGGCGGCACCCCGGTGGTCGCCTCGATGGCCTCGGTCGCCGCCTCGGGGGGCTACTTCATCGCGATGCCGTGCGACACCATCCTGGCCAGCCCCGGCACCGTCACCGGGTCCATCGGGGTGCTGGCCGGCAAGAACGTGCTCCGCGAGGGGCTGCAGCGCATCGGGGTCAACCGCGAGACCGTCGCCGTGGCGCCCCGGGCGGCGATGTTCTCCAGCAACCAGCCGTTCTCCGACGACGAGCTCGCGGTGCTGGAGGGGTGGCTCGACGAGGTGTACGCCGACTTCACCGCCAAGGCGGCCGCCGACCGCAAGATGGGGGTGGAGGAGCTGCGTGCGGTGGCCAAGGGTCGGGTCTGGACCGGCGCGGACGCCGCCGAGCGCGGTCTCGTCGACACCCTCGGCGGCCTCGATGAGGCCATCGCCGAGGCCTGCCGCCTGGGCCGGGTGGACCGCGACAAGGCCGAGGTGCGGACCATCCCGCGGCACCGTCCCCTCCAGGGCCTGATGCCCCGGGAGAGCTCCGAGGCGGTGGAGGCGCGGATCGCGTCCTCGACGCTGCTCGGCGTGGCCGAGGGTCCGGCACTGTGGCGCCGGGTGCTGCCCGAGCTCACCGGCCTGTTCGGCACGCCGTACGCCGGGGTGCTGAGCCTGCCGCCGCTACGGCTCCCGGGTCTCCTCCCGCTCTGA
- a CDS encoding TetR/AcrR family transcriptional regulator: protein MARTVDPARHEARRLAIIDAALTCFARDGYNRATTAAICREAGIGSGTFFHYFPTKLEVLLAMLELGTREESQWFAAQAGRDDARAVLEDYVVHTAEEMADVRVAGLVRAVGAVMTETEVAAALERDTTAIRAGLLPWVRAAMAAGDVRTDLPPERLVVWLQALLDGYLGVVVTEPGFDATAESATLLDAVRRLLRA, encoded by the coding sequence ATGGCACGCACCGTCGACCCCGCCCGGCACGAGGCCCGACGACTGGCCATCATCGACGCGGCGCTCACCTGCTTCGCCCGCGACGGGTACAACCGCGCCACCACCGCCGCGATCTGCCGGGAGGCCGGCATCGGCTCGGGCACCTTCTTCCACTACTTCCCGACCAAGCTCGAGGTCCTGCTCGCGATGCTGGAGCTCGGCACCCGGGAGGAGTCACAGTGGTTCGCCGCGCAGGCCGGCCGCGACGACGCGCGGGCCGTGCTGGAGGACTACGTCGTCCACACCGCCGAGGAGATGGCCGACGTGCGCGTGGCCGGGCTGGTCCGCGCCGTCGGCGCGGTGATGACCGAGACCGAGGTAGCCGCCGCCCTCGAGCGCGACACCACGGCGATCCGCGCCGGGCTGCTGCCCTGGGTGCGGGCCGCCATGGCCGCCGGCGACGTGCGCACCGATCTGCCACCCGAGCGGCTGGTCGTCTGGCTGCAGGCGCTGCTCGACGGCTACCTCGGCGTGGTGGTCACCGAGCCCGGGTTCGACGCGACCGCCGAGAGCGCCACGCTGCTGGACGCCGTACGCCGGCTGCTCAGGGCTTGA
- a CDS encoding zinc-dependent alcohol dehydrogenase — protein MKAVVWEGPTKVAVKDVPDPALLNHRDAIIKVTSTAICGSDLHLYDGYIPTFMPGDIFGHEFMGEVVELGRDAGSGSSANPDGLRVGDRVVVPFPIACGACSPCQRGLTSLCENSNPNAGEAEKVMGHSPSGIFGYSHMLGGYPGGQAEYVRVPFADVGPLKVPEELSDDQVLFLTDVLPTGWMAADMCDIQRGDVVAVWGAGPVGQFACLAATQMGAAKVIVIDRVPERLELAAKHTGAHPLNYEGTSVLKELRELTAGRGPDRVIDAVGMEAHTDVTAIHAYDKAKQVAKLSTERPQALREAILSVANGGTVSIVGVYGGLVDKFPIGSLMNRSITVRTGQAHVHRYMRPLLDKIRKREIDPTFIISHHLPLAEAAKGYDMFKHKEHSCTKVVLKP, from the coding sequence ATGAAGGCCGTGGTGTGGGAGGGCCCGACCAAGGTCGCGGTCAAGGACGTGCCGGACCCGGCGCTGCTCAACCACCGCGACGCCATCATCAAGGTGACCTCGACCGCGATCTGCGGCTCCGACCTGCACCTGTACGACGGCTACATCCCGACCTTCATGCCCGGTGACATCTTCGGCCACGAGTTCATGGGCGAGGTCGTCGAGCTCGGCCGGGACGCGGGCTCCGGCAGCAGCGCCAACCCGGACGGCCTGCGGGTCGGCGACCGGGTGGTCGTCCCCTTCCCGATCGCCTGCGGGGCCTGCTCGCCCTGCCAGCGCGGCCTGACCTCGCTGTGCGAGAACTCCAACCCCAACGCGGGGGAGGCCGAGAAGGTGATGGGCCACTCGCCGTCCGGCATCTTCGGCTACTCCCACATGCTCGGCGGCTACCCGGGCGGACAGGCCGAGTACGTGCGGGTCCCGTTCGCCGACGTCGGCCCGCTCAAGGTGCCCGAGGAGCTCAGCGACGACCAGGTCCTCTTCCTCACCGACGTGCTGCCGACGGGGTGGATGGCCGCGGACATGTGCGACATCCAGCGCGGCGACGTGGTCGCGGTGTGGGGTGCCGGCCCGGTGGGCCAGTTCGCCTGCCTCGCCGCGACCCAGATGGGCGCGGCCAAGGTGATCGTGATCGACCGGGTGCCGGAGCGGCTGGAGCTGGCCGCCAAGCACACCGGCGCCCACCCGCTCAACTACGAGGGCACCTCGGTGCTCAAGGAGTTGCGCGAGCTCACCGCCGGGCGCGGCCCGGACCGGGTGATCGACGCGGTCGGCATGGAGGCGCACACCGACGTCACCGCGATCCACGCCTACGACAAGGCCAAGCAGGTCGCCAAGCTCTCCACCGAGCGCCCGCAAGCCCTGCGTGAGGCGATCCTCTCGGTGGCCAACGGCGGCACCGTCTCCATCGTGGGCGTCTACGGCGGGCTGGTTGACAAGTTCCCGATCGGCTCGCTGATGAACCGCTCGATCACCGTGCGCACCGGCCAGGCCCACGTGCACCGCTACATGCGGCCGCTGCTGGACAAGATCCGCAAGCGCGAGATCGACCCGACGTTCATCATCAGCCACCACCTGCCGCTGGCTGAGGCGGCCAAGGGCTACGACATGTTCAAGCACAAGGAGCACAGCTGCACCAAAGTGGTGCTCAAGCCCTGA
- a CDS encoding SRPBCC family protein, whose protein sequence is MKSTQNPERGTGRLVRGLGVASLGLGVPMLLRPDSVARFAGVDDSASAPALIRVVGARELIHAALCLVGPQRSVWTRVLGDAMDLAVLAAAMDGRSGERRTRVNVATAAVAGIALADVYASVRTARSQHGRGKPGPLTLEASTTVNRSPEDVYAFWRDLGNLPSFMQHLEEVTPKGDDTSHWVARGPLGKKVSWDAEITGEDPGRRLAWRSLKGADVDNAGTVHFAPAPGDRGTEVRVVLHYDVPGGLAGRAVARLFGEEPEQQVRDDLRRFKQVMETGDIVRSEILPRGTEAKRQFLQGPAQASAQTSNDGSSR, encoded by the coding sequence ATGAAGTCGACCCAGAACCCTGAACGTGGCACCGGCCGCCTGGTGCGCGGCCTCGGCGTGGCCAGCCTCGGCCTCGGCGTCCCCATGCTGCTCCGGCCCGACAGCGTCGCCCGCTTCGCCGGCGTCGACGACAGCGCCTCGGCACCGGCCCTGATCCGGGTGGTCGGGGCGCGTGAGCTGATCCACGCCGCGCTCTGCCTCGTCGGGCCCCAGCGCTCGGTGTGGACCCGGGTGCTCGGCGACGCGATGGACCTGGCGGTGCTGGCCGCCGCGATGGACGGGCGCTCGGGCGAACGCCGTACCCGGGTCAACGTGGCCACGGCGGCGGTCGCCGGGATCGCGCTGGCCGACGTGTACGCCTCGGTGCGAACCGCCCGCTCTCAGCACGGCCGCGGCAAGCCCGGCCCGCTGACGCTGGAGGCCTCGACCACGGTCAACCGGTCGCCCGAGGACGTCTACGCCTTCTGGCGCGACCTGGGCAACCTGCCCTCGTTCATGCAGCACCTGGAGGAGGTCACGCCCAAGGGCGACGACACCAGCCACTGGGTGGCCCGCGGACCGCTGGGCAAGAAGGTCTCCTGGGATGCCGAGATCACCGGCGAGGACCCGGGCCGCCGGCTGGCCTGGCGCTCGCTCAAGGGCGCCGACGTGGACAACGCCGGCACCGTGCACTTCGCCCCGGCCCCGGGGGACCGCGGCACCGAGGTGCGGGTGGTCCTGCACTACGACGTGCCCGGCGGCCTGGCCGGGCGTGCGGTGGCCCGGCTCTTCGGCGAGGAGCCGGAGCAGCAGGTCCGCGACGACCTGCGGCGCTTCAAGCAGGTGATGGAGACCGGCGACATCGTGCGCAGCGAGATCCTGCCGCGCGGCACCGAGGCCAAGCGCCAGTTCCTGCAGGGACCGGCCCAAGCGTCCGCACAGACCAGCAACGACGGGAGTAGCCGATGA
- a CDS encoding winged helix DNA-binding domain-containing protein → MRWRLATQHLSAPHAASAAQVVSDLLGVQAENRSQAEWAVATRTVGRDPADLAALLDGGQVVRTHVLRPTWHFVAAADIGWLLELTAPRIRPLYLRQLTELPGWTSDTVDRAVAAVLESLGARPDQTRDQLLEDLVGRGLPATGRAMMFLLGLTEADRLVCSGRPADGVHTYALFADRIPDPVRLDRDEALAEIARRYFTGHGPATAGDLAYWATLTPTDVRRGLAGAGDGLASFEHQGRTFWHAPDAEPPTKDPEPAGHLLQILDETYRGYQDSRMLLDAAGLAPRGREASTGMALVDAQLVGSMKRTLGARVRFEVTGYRRLTPAEVVALGDAAERYGEFLGLEAELLLR, encoded by the coding sequence GTGCGGTGGCGGCTGGCGACCCAGCACCTGTCGGCACCGCACGCGGCCTCGGCGGCCCAGGTGGTCAGTGACCTGCTGGGCGTCCAGGCCGAGAACCGCAGCCAGGCCGAGTGGGCGGTGGCCACCCGCACCGTAGGCCGGGATCCGGCCGACCTGGCCGCGCTGCTGGACGGCGGCCAGGTGGTCCGGACCCACGTGCTGCGCCCCACCTGGCACTTCGTTGCTGCCGCCGACATCGGCTGGCTGCTGGAGCTGACGGCACCCAGGATCCGTCCGCTCTACCTGCGTCAGCTCACCGAGCTGCCCGGCTGGACCAGCGACACCGTGGACCGCGCCGTCGCCGCCGTGCTGGAGTCCCTGGGTGCCCGGCCCGACCAGACCCGGGACCAGCTGCTCGAGGACCTCGTCGGCCGCGGCCTGCCGGCGACAGGTCGGGCGATGATGTTCTTGCTGGGCCTGACCGAGGCGGACCGGCTGGTCTGCAGCGGCCGACCCGCCGACGGCGTCCACACCTACGCGCTCTTCGCGGACCGGATCCCCGACCCGGTCCGGCTCGACCGGGACGAGGCGCTGGCCGAGATCGCCCGGCGCTACTTCACCGGCCACGGCCCCGCCACCGCTGGCGACCTGGCCTACTGGGCCACGCTGACGCCCACCGACGTACGCCGGGGGCTGGCCGGGGCCGGCGACGGGCTCGCGTCGTTCGAGCACCAGGGCCGCACCTTCTGGCACGCCCCGGACGCAGAGCCGCCGACCAAGGACCCGGAGCCGGCCGGGCACCTGCTGCAGATCCTGGACGAGACCTACCGCGGCTACCAGGACAGCCGGATGCTGCTGGACGCCGCGGGTCTGGCTCCGCGCGGCCGGGAGGCCAGCACCGGGATGGCGCTCGTCGACGCCCAGCTGGTGGGGTCGATGAAACGCACCCTCGGCGCGCGGGTCCGGTTCGAGGTCACCGGCTACCGGAGGCTGACCCCGGCCGAGGTCGTGGCGCTGGGGGACGCCGCCGAGAGGTACGGCGAGTTCCTCGGCCTCGAGGCCGAGCTGCTGCTGCGTTAG
- a CDS encoding flavin reductase family protein: MPEEDPFSALMSSLDTPLIVVTTGNETDGVLERGGCLVGFHTQSSIGPERYCVWLSKANHTARVAQRSSHLAVHFLTADDLALAERFGTLTGDRDDKFAGLRTEAGPDGVPILLDCPNRLVVRRTSLLDEGGDHLCLSAETVSVSSGGPFTPLRLSDAEHLTPGHEAEERHAPPTERAAG; the protein is encoded by the coding sequence GTGCCTGAGGAAGACCCGTTCTCCGCACTCATGTCGTCGCTGGACACGCCCCTGATCGTGGTCACCACCGGCAACGAGACCGACGGCGTGCTGGAGCGGGGCGGCTGCCTGGTCGGCTTCCACACCCAGTCCAGCATCGGGCCCGAGCGCTACTGCGTGTGGCTGTCCAAGGCCAACCACACCGCCCGCGTCGCCCAGCGCTCCTCGCACCTGGCGGTGCACTTCCTGACCGCCGACGATCTCGCGCTGGCGGAGCGGTTCGGCACGCTGACCGGTGACCGGGACGACAAGTTCGCCGGGCTCCGCACCGAGGCCGGCCCGGACGGGGTGCCGATCCTGCTGGACTGCCCCAACCGCCTCGTCGTACGCCGTACCAGCCTGCTGGACGAGGGCGGGGACCACCTGTGCCTGTCGGCGGAGACCGTCTCGGTGAGCAGCGGCGGGCCGTTCACCCCGCTCCGGCTCTCCGACGCGGAACACCTGACGCCAGGCCACGAGGCGGAGGAGCGGCACGCCCCGCCCACCGAGCGCGCCGCGGGCTGA
- a CDS encoding S8 family peptidase, with protein MVHRSMKRWAPLAAATSGVVAAALVSVTGAVAAPTAATPVSTPVPFTTPDGVVSSYLLNARIANPGQTRLVERAVEQAGGVVVQSWPQIGVVVAHSDVSTFRSAVTKAAGNKLASVGATRTVGVTEGTPAGLGATWGPGASGYKKGAKKPANGDIGSEATVATAADPREGEQWDLQMIKADQAHKITEGNRNVLVGVLDSGIDPDHPDLVANIDVDESVNCSDAGRPDQSATGWHPTTSDHGTHVAGTIAAARNGVGIVGVAPNVRLASVKVVSDDGFIYPEYAVCGFVWAGMRHMDVTNNSYYIDPFQFWCGDQPDQAAVKESVRRAVEWSTDQGVVHAAAAGNASYDLANKTTDTASPNDSTPIARTINNGCQDIPAELDGVVAVSSAQRFPAGTMDSRLSSFSNRGLGVIDVAAPGSSILSTIVRDNGYGLKNGTSMASPHVAGVLALMKSAHPGWSPAQMIERLRAQADDKPCGTTTAGAPCVGTDANNSYFGEGMVDALDAVS; from the coding sequence ATGGTCCACAGGTCCATGAAGCGCTGGGCTCCGCTCGCCGCCGCCACCTCCGGGGTCGTCGCCGCCGCGCTGGTCTCCGTCACGGGAGCGGTCGCCGCTCCCACCGCCGCCACCCCGGTCTCCACTCCGGTGCCGTTCACCACGCCCGACGGTGTGGTCTCCAGCTACCTGCTGAACGCCCGGATCGCGAACCCCGGCCAGACCCGGCTCGTGGAGCGCGCGGTCGAGCAGGCCGGCGGCGTCGTCGTGCAGAGCTGGCCCCAGATCGGCGTCGTGGTCGCCCACTCCGACGTCTCCACGTTCCGCTCCGCGGTGACCAAGGCCGCCGGCAACAAGCTGGCCTCCGTCGGCGCCACCCGGACCGTCGGTGTCACCGAGGGCACCCCCGCCGGCCTCGGCGCCACCTGGGGTCCCGGCGCGTCCGGCTACAAGAAGGGCGCCAAGAAGCCCGCCAACGGCGACATCGGCTCGGAGGCCACGGTCGCCACCGCCGCCGACCCGCGCGAGGGCGAGCAGTGGGACCTGCAGATGATCAAGGCCGACCAGGCCCACAAGATCACCGAGGGCAACCGCAACGTCCTCGTCGGCGTCCTGGACAGCGGCATCGACCCCGACCACCCGGACCTGGTCGCCAACATCGACGTCGACGAGTCCGTCAACTGCTCCGACGCCGGGCGTCCGGACCAGTCGGCCACCGGCTGGCACCCGACCACCAGCGACCACGGCACCCACGTCGCCGGCACCATCGCGGCGGCCCGCAACGGGGTCGGCATCGTCGGCGTCGCCCCCAACGTCCGGCTCGCCTCGGTCAAGGTGGTCAGCGACGACGGCTTCATCTACCCCGAGTACGCCGTGTGCGGCTTCGTGTGGGCCGGCATGCGCCACATGGACGTGACGAACAACAGCTACTACATCGACCCGTTCCAGTTCTGGTGCGGCGACCAGCCCGACCAGGCGGCGGTCAAGGAGTCGGTGCGTCGCGCTGTCGAGTGGTCCACCGACCAGGGGGTCGTGCACGCCGCGGCCGCCGGCAACGCGTCGTACGACCTGGCGAACAAGACCACCGACACCGCCAGCCCGAACGACTCCACGCCCATCGCCCGGACGATCAACAACGGCTGCCAGGACATCCCCGCTGAGCTCGACGGCGTCGTCGCGGTCTCCTCGGCCCAGCGGTTCCCCGCCGGCACCATGGACAGCCGCCTGTCGAGCTTCTCCAACCGCGGTCTCGGCGTGATCGACGTCGCCGCCCCCGGCTCGAGCATCCTGTCGACGATCGTCCGCGACAACGGCTACGGCCTGAAGAACGGCACCTCGATGGCGTCCCCGCACGTCGCCGGCGTGCTGGCCCTGATGAAGTCCGCCCACCCGGGCTGGTCGCCGGCCCAGATGATCGAGCGGCTGCGCGCCCAGGCCGACGACAAGCCGTGCGGCACCACCACCGCCGGCGCTCCGTGCGTCGGCACGGACGCGAACAACAGCTACTTCGGTGAGGGCATGGTCGACGCCCTCGACGCCGTGAGCTGA
- a CDS encoding lysoplasmalogenase produces the protein MPLAKKLLPTAVYAALAIADTVAAGKTSTSTSARRLRYVLKPALMPALATAFLDGTRERRASSDTSLLHTGTAAAQALSWGGDVALLGSSEKSFLTGVGSFFGAHLAYIAAFTSVRGERADYDNAGLKVALGLWLTTAPVMGIAAGRQDPALRAPVAAYATVLCAMFASSRMLDPELPPGARRTLQAGTALFLLSDSVLAAQKFLLTEPHPILESVVMSTYTVGQGLIARGVASAS, from the coding sequence ATGCCCCTCGCCAAGAAGTTGCTGCCCACTGCCGTGTACGCCGCCCTCGCGATCGCCGACACCGTGGCCGCGGGCAAGACGAGCACCAGCACCTCGGCCCGCCGCCTGCGCTACGTCCTCAAGCCGGCGTTGATGCCCGCCCTGGCGACCGCCTTCCTCGACGGCACGCGCGAGCGCCGGGCCTCCTCCGACACCAGCCTGCTGCACACCGGGACGGCCGCGGCGCAGGCGCTGTCCTGGGGCGGCGACGTGGCCCTGCTCGGCAGCAGCGAGAAGTCCTTCCTCACCGGCGTCGGCTCGTTCTTCGGCGCGCACCTGGCCTACATCGCCGCCTTCACCTCCGTGCGCGGCGAGCGCGCGGACTACGACAACGCGGGTCTCAAGGTCGCGCTGGGCCTGTGGCTGACCACCGCTCCGGTGATGGGCATCGCGGCCGGGCGCCAGGACCCCGCACTCCGGGCCCCGGTGGCCGCCTACGCGACGGTGCTCTGTGCGATGTTCGCCAGCTCGCGGATGCTCGACCCGGAGCTGCCGCCCGGCGCACGCCGCACCCTGCAGGCCGGCACCGCCCTGTTCCTGCTCTCCGACAGCGTGCTGGCCGCGCAGAAGTTCCTCCTGACCGAGCCGCACCCGATCCTGGAGTCGGTCGTCATGTCGACGTACACCGTGGGTCAGGGCCTGATCGCCCGCGGAGTCGCGAGCGCCAGCTGA
- a CDS encoding EAL and HDOD domain-containing protein yields MTDLRSEAPVAAPVVVARVPVVDTTRMIVGFELVTRSMQDPDVQPAGDARQEPVVTVSSLLGSVDLDLSAVVGDKLLFCTVDRAVLVSESRLSLPPRRTVLQLPTTDVDAELLAAVRAHQQAGFTLMVEHGERTEKYDALLALVHLVKVDFATVAPEDVLDVVAGYRDLPVRLVASGCDTEAALAWAQASGFELFGGRAVQVPETSSDSATAPLPLSQLQLGMELLSQDLDFDRIEDVLRGDPALIVQLLNMTSAGAGGGLRRQVRSLREALVVMGTARLRQWAALVILSRHGQRETDALITTLVRARMCELLARSRGVDGPFAFTAGLLSALHILLGVPVAEIEEQIKVGEELTDAAFGRHGAVGQLINRVEAHEQSLGTAGPRGEDHDEVTLIAAMAFGWATSYADTMDTAAQS; encoded by the coding sequence ATGACTGACTTGAGGTCCGAGGCGCCTGTGGCTGCCCCGGTGGTCGTGGCGCGCGTCCCCGTCGTGGACACCACCCGGATGATCGTGGGCTTCGAGCTCGTCACCCGCTCCATGCAGGACCCCGACGTACAACCTGCGGGCGACGCCCGCCAGGAGCCGGTGGTGACCGTCTCCAGCCTGCTGGGCTCGGTCGACCTCGACCTCTCCGCCGTGGTGGGCGACAAGCTGCTCTTCTGCACCGTGGACCGAGCGGTCCTCGTCAGTGAGTCGCGGCTGAGCCTGCCGCCGCGCAGGACCGTCCTCCAGCTGCCCACCACCGACGTCGACGCCGAGCTCCTGGCCGCCGTCCGGGCGCACCAGCAGGCCGGCTTCACCCTGATGGTGGAGCACGGTGAGCGGACCGAGAAGTACGACGCCCTGCTCGCCCTGGTCCACCTGGTCAAGGTCGACTTCGCCACCGTCGCCCCGGAGGACGTCCTCGACGTCGTCGCCGGCTACCGGGACCTGCCCGTCAGGCTGGTGGCCTCCGGCTGCGACACCGAGGCCGCCCTCGCCTGGGCCCAGGCGTCCGGGTTCGAGCTGTTCGGGGGACGCGCCGTCCAGGTGCCCGAGACCAGCAGCGACTCCGCCACCGCCCCGCTGCCGCTCTCGCAGCTGCAGCTCGGCATGGAGCTGCTCAGCCAGGACCTCGACTTCGACCGCATCGAGGACGTCCTGCGCGGCGACCCGGCGCTCATCGTGCAGCTGCTCAACATGACCTCGGCGGGTGCCGGAGGCGGGCTGCGGCGGCAGGTGCGCAGCCTGCGCGAGGCGCTGGTCGTCATGGGCACCGCCCGGCTCCGGCAGTGGGCGGCGCTGGTGATCCTGAGCCGTCACGGCCAGCGGGAGACCGACGCGCTGATCACCACGCTGGTGCGCGCCCGGATGTGCGAGCTGCTGGCGCGCAGCCGCGGCGTCGACGGACCCTTCGCGTTCACCGCCGGTCTGCTGTCCGCCCTGCACATCCTGCTGGGGGTGCCGGTCGCCGAGATCGAGGAGCAGATCAAGGTGGGCGAGGAGCTGACGGATGCGGCGTTCGGCCGGCACGGTGCCGTGGGTCAGCTGATCAACAGGGTCGAGGCGCACGAGCAGTCGCTCGGCACCGCCGGCCCGCGCGGCGAGGACCACGACGAGGTCACCCTGATCGCCGCCATGGCCTTCGGGTGGGCCACCAGCTACGCGGACACGATGGACACCGCGGCCCAGAGCTAG
- a CDS encoding GNAT family N-acetyltransferase: MSIEMTTPRVQDLDDVAAVLSGWQHDAGPLHLHPGDLGWHSSRGAARTAASLRAWSRNGRTLALGLLDGPDGLLRMALDPDLRDDEELCRQLVADVDDPSRGVLDAGAAIVEARGAERFSQLLSEEGWQPAEPWTPLHRDLSSGVDAERVRGAGVRVRIEVIDPDGADAWVAVHWSAFKGTPLGEEERREVRQRWLTMADGPFYHRARSLAAFDSDGNAVAVTTVWSAGPGRPGLVEPMGVHRDHRGLGYGVAISVAAASALREMGSSSALVCAESSNSAAVSTYVAAGFTAREQVADLQRGA; encoded by the coding sequence ATGAGCATCGAGATGACCACGCCACGCGTTCAGGATCTCGATGACGTTGCCGCGGTCCTCAGTGGTTGGCAGCACGACGCAGGTCCACTGCATCTGCACCCCGGCGACCTGGGCTGGCACTCCTCGCGAGGTGCTGCCCGGACGGCCGCCTCGCTGCGGGCCTGGTCACGCAACGGCAGGACTCTCGCGCTCGGGCTGCTGGACGGCCCCGACGGGCTGCTGCGCATGGCCCTCGACCCCGACCTACGGGACGACGAAGAGCTCTGCCGGCAGCTCGTCGCCGACGTTGACGACCCGTCGCGCGGAGTCCTGGATGCTGGTGCGGCCATCGTCGAGGCTCGCGGCGCCGAGCGGTTCTCGCAGCTGCTGTCGGAGGAAGGGTGGCAGCCCGCTGAGCCTTGGACTCCGTTGCATCGCGACCTCTCCAGCGGAGTGGACGCCGAGCGCGTGCGGGGGGCCGGGGTGCGGGTGCGCATCGAGGTCATCGATCCGGACGGCGCCGATGCGTGGGTGGCCGTCCACTGGTCTGCGTTCAAGGGAACGCCGCTCGGCGAGGAGGAACGGCGTGAGGTCCGCCAGCGGTGGCTGACCATGGCGGACGGGCCGTTCTACCACCGGGCACGGAGCCTGGCCGCGTTCGACTCCGACGGCAACGCTGTCGCCGTCACCACGGTGTGGTCGGCCGGTCCGGGGCGCCCCGGCCTCGTGGAGCCGATGGGAGTGCATCGAGACCACCGGGGTCTCGGCTACGGCGTGGCCATCTCGGTGGCCGCGGCGTCTGCCCTGCGTGAGATGGGCTCGTCCAGCGCCCTGGTGTGCGCCGAGAGCTCCAACTCAGCGGCTGTGTCCACCTACGTCGCAGCCGGTTTCACCGCACGCGAGCAGGTGGCCGACCTCCAGCGGGGCGCCTGA